In Macaca thibetana thibetana isolate TM-01 chromosome 8, ASM2454274v1, whole genome shotgun sequence, one DNA window encodes the following:
- the LOC126961096 gene encoding beta-defensin 105A — translation MALIRKTFYFVFAVFFILVQQPSGCQAGLEFSEPFPSGKFAVCESCKLGRGKCRKECLENEKPDGSCRLNFLCCRPRM, via the exons ATGGCCCTGATCaggaagacattttattttgtatttgccgTGTTCTTCATTTTGGTTCAACAGCCATCAG gGTGCCAGGCAGGACTTGAGTTTTCTGAACCATTTCCATCAGGTAA GTTTGCTGTCTGTGAGTCGTGCAAGCTCGGTCGGGGAAAATGCAGGAAGGAGTGCTTGGAGAATGAGAAACCCGATGGAAGTTGCAGGCTGAACTTTCTCTGCTGCAGACCGAGGATGTGA